A section of the Streptomyces xinghaiensis S187 genome encodes:
- a CDS encoding MFS transporter small subunit has translation MTYPDSTAPVPSSTLPDARPEAGGRRPLMALAWLWVGAPFAYGVYELLLKMRLLFTG, from the coding sequence GTGACGTACCCCGACTCCACCGCACCCGTCCCGTCGAGCACCCTGCCGGACGCGCGGCCCGAAGCCGGTGGACGGCGGCCGCTGATGGCCCTCGCCTGGCTCTGGGTCGGGGCTCCCTTCGCCTACGGGGTCTACGAACTCCTGCTCAAGATGCGGCTGTTGTTCACCGGCTGA
- a CDS encoding LacI family DNA-binding transcriptional regulator: MPRKRVTLADVARRAGLSTTAASMILNGRPDTRLSKDAHERVHAAAAELGYRPNVAARGLRTDKTLTIGFVSDAVATTRFAGGLIQGALDAAQQAGHVVLVTETGGDTRRETEAIAALLDRQVDGIIFATVRARELFVPELPEGTDAVMLNATNARHPTAVLPDETAGGRAAVGLLIEAGHAEGIALIGQSDEAERGVFRSSTVARRVAGIRGAMAEHGLEFVAQESIWDWEPHHGYETTLALLRRRPDVRALLCLNDRLAFGAYQALAELGLNVPADVSVVSFDNDEVAAYLRPGLTTVALPHEAMGRRAVELLLGRAEPAEVLLPMPVVARESVAPPRERERHS, encoded by the coding sequence ATGCCGCGGAAACGGGTCACTCTCGCCGACGTGGCGCGCCGGGCGGGGCTGTCCACCACCGCGGCCTCGATGATCCTCAACGGCCGGCCCGACACCCGGCTCTCCAAGGACGCCCACGAGCGGGTCCACGCGGCGGCGGCCGAGCTGGGCTACCGCCCCAATGTCGCGGCCCGGGGCCTGCGCACTGACAAGACCCTCACCATCGGCTTCGTCTCCGACGCCGTCGCCACCACGCGCTTCGCCGGCGGGCTCATCCAGGGCGCGCTGGACGCCGCGCAGCAGGCCGGACACGTGGTGCTGGTGACGGAGACCGGCGGGGACACCCGGCGCGAGACGGAGGCGATAGCGGCACTCCTCGACCGGCAGGTCGACGGGATCATCTTCGCCACCGTGCGCGCACGCGAGCTGTTCGTGCCGGAGCTGCCCGAGGGCACCGACGCCGTCATGCTCAACGCCACCAACGCCCGCCACCCCACGGCGGTGCTCCCCGACGAGACGGCGGGGGGCCGCGCCGCCGTCGGGCTCCTGATCGAGGCCGGGCACGCGGAGGGCATCGCGCTGATCGGCCAGAGCGACGAGGCCGAGCGCGGCGTGTTCCGGTCCAGCACCGTCGCCCGGCGGGTCGCGGGCATCCGGGGCGCCATGGCCGAGCACGGCCTGGAGTTCGTGGCCCAGGAGTCCATCTGGGACTGGGAGCCGCACCACGGCTACGAGACCACCCTGGCGCTGCTCCGCCGGCGCCCGGACGTCCGGGCCCTGCTCTGCCTCAACGACCGCCTCGCCTTCGGCGCGTACCAGGCCCTCGCCGAGCTGGGGCTGAACGTCCCCGCGGACGTCTCCGTCGTCTCCTTCGACAACGACGAGGTCGCCGCCTACCTCCGCCCGGGCCTCACCACCGTCGCCCTGCCGCACGAGGCCATGGGCCGCCGCGCGGTCGAACTCCTGCTGGGCAGGGCGGAACCGGCCGAGGTGCTGCTGCCGATGCCCGTGGTCGCCCGCGAGTCGGTGGCACCGCCCCGGGAGCGTGAGCGGCACAGCTGA
- a CDS encoding fused MFS/spermidine synthase — protein MSRVTGSSPPSAAEGPSRTRDLGPRAAAVLVFGSSAAVLVVEIVALRLLAPYLGLTLETSTLVIGIALTAIALGSWLGGRIADQVDPRRLIGPALGVSGAVVALTPAVLRTTAEWAPALLLLIASLTILVPGALLSAVTPIVTKLRLTSLAETGTVVGRLSGVGTVGAIVGTVLTGFVLVSRLPVSGILLGLGTLLVVGSALAEWRTRGWSGAPALALVVVAGGLAAAVAPGGCDAETKYHCARIVADPQRDSGRTLVLDGLRHSYVDTDDPTFLKFTYVRAIASVVDAAFPEGEPLAAHHLGGGGLTFPRYLAATRPGTRSLVSEIDGDIVRINRDRLGLGPEAGIEVRAEDGRIGLRRLDAGSRDLVVGDAFGGVSVPWHLTTVEAMSGIRRVLTEDGLYVANLIDHGELAFARAEVATLGAVFEHVALAGDPADIGLGPASASEGGNMVAFASDRPVDLRAAQEALDARRTGWKIATGDDLAAWTGGARPLTDDHAPVDQLLQPSGSRTGR, from the coding sequence ATGTCGCGCGTGACCGGATCGTCTCCCCCGTCCGCCGCCGAAGGCCCGTCCCGTACCCGCGATTTGGGGCCCCGTGCTGCCGCCGTGCTGGTGTTCGGATCCTCGGCCGCGGTCCTGGTGGTGGAGATCGTCGCTCTGCGGCTGCTGGCCCCCTACCTCGGCCTCACCCTCGAAACCAGCACCCTGGTGATCGGCATCGCCCTCACCGCCATCGCCCTCGGCTCCTGGCTGGGCGGGCGCATCGCCGACCAGGTCGATCCCCGCCGGCTCATCGGCCCGGCGCTCGGGGTGTCCGGTGCGGTCGTGGCGCTCACCCCCGCCGTGCTGCGCACCACGGCGGAGTGGGCGCCCGCGCTGCTCCTGCTGATCGCGTCGCTGACCATCCTCGTGCCGGGCGCGCTGCTCTCCGCGGTGACACCGATCGTGACCAAGCTGCGTCTCACCAGTCTCGCCGAGACCGGGACGGTGGTCGGCCGGCTGTCCGGTGTCGGCACCGTCGGCGCCATCGTCGGCACCGTCCTGACCGGCTTCGTCCTCGTCTCGCGGCTGCCGGTCAGCGGCATACTGCTCGGCCTGGGGACACTGCTGGTCGTCGGCTCGGCGCTGGCGGAGTGGCGGACGCGCGGGTGGAGCGGCGCCCCCGCCCTGGCGCTCGTGGTCGTCGCCGGCGGCCTGGCCGCCGCGGTCGCGCCCGGTGGCTGCGACGCCGAGACCAAGTACCACTGCGCGCGGATCGTCGCGGACCCCCAGCGGGACAGCGGCCGCACACTCGTTCTGGACGGCTTGCGGCACTCCTACGTCGACACCGACGACCCGACCTTCCTGAAGTTCACGTATGTGCGCGCCATCGCCTCGGTGGTCGATGCCGCCTTTCCCGAAGGCGAACCACTCGCCGCCCACCACCTGGGCGGCGGCGGGCTCACCTTTCCCCGCTACCTCGCGGCCACGCGGCCCGGGACCCGCAGCCTCGTCTCCGAGATCGACGGGGACATCGTGCGCATCAACCGCGACCGGCTCGGTCTGGGGCCGGAGGCCGGGATCGAGGTACGCGCCGAGGACGGCAGAATCGGCCTGCGGCGGCTGGACGCCGGCAGCCGCGACCTCGTCGTCGGTGACGCCTTCGGGGGCGTGAGCGTGCCGTGGCACCTCACCACGGTGGAGGCGATGTCCGGTATACGGCGGGTTCTCACCGAGGACGGCCTGTACGTCGCCAACCTCATCGACCACGGCGAACTGGCCTTCGCACGGGCCGAAGTGGCGACCCTCGGCGCGGTCTTCGAGCACGTCGCTCTCGCCGGCGACCCCGCCGACATCGGGCTCGGCCCGGCCTCCGCCTCGGAGGGCGGCAACATGGTGGCGTTCGCCTCCGACCGGCCGGTCGACCTGCGAGCGGCGCAGGAGGCGCTGGACGCCCGGCGCACCGGCTGGAAGATCGCCACCGGCGACGACCTCGCCGCCTGGACCGGCGGCGCCCGGCCGCTCACCGACGACCACGCCCCCGTCGACCAGCTCCTCCAGCCCTCCGGATCGCGGACGGGCCGCTGA
- a CDS encoding DUF397 domain-containing protein has protein sequence MTEHMIRNAGALTGWRKSSHSNNDGGSCVEILDDHPAGVPVRDSKDPHGPALVFPAPGWSAFVTAVKTGALQA, from the coding sequence ATGACTGAGCACATGATCCGGAACGCCGGCGCACTGACTGGCTGGCGCAAGTCGTCGCACAGCAACAACGACGGCGGCAGCTGCGTGGAGATCCTGGACGACCACCCTGCGGGTGTCCCGGTCCGCGACTCCAAGGACCCCCACGGCCCGGCCCTGGTCTTCCCGGCCCCCGGCTGGTCGGCCTTCGTCACCGCCGTGAAGACCGGAGCCCTCCAGGCCTGA
- a CDS encoding glycoside hydrolase family 68 protein produces the protein MTFALDDHWVWDFWLADSGGLHHLYYLHAPRSLGDQHLRHRNAAIGHAVSTDLRHWEDLGPVLGPGGPGDHDETATWTGSVVRGPDGRWRMFYTGARFPVSGSAANIETIGVAVSADLHTWTKEPATVVSADPLHYETYADGTWREETWRDPWVFPDPSGDGWHMLITARAAHGDPLDRGVIGHATSPDLETWSVREPLSSPGAGFAHLEVPQLVTVEGRHAVLFSCDTPHVVGERRARGERGGVWAVPVTDPTGPVPAGDAALLTGEELYSGRAVRTHDGRWVLLAFENTGPDTDFAGRISDPLPLGWSPDGHLSVARLQETR, from the coding sequence GTGACCTTCGCCCTCGACGACCACTGGGTCTGGGACTTCTGGCTCGCCGACTCCGGCGGCCTCCACCACCTCTACTACCTGCACGCGCCCCGCTCCCTCGGCGACCAGCACCTCCGCCACCGCAACGCCGCCATCGGCCACGCGGTCTCCACGGACCTGCGCCACTGGGAGGATCTCGGCCCGGTGCTCGGGCCGGGCGGCCCCGGGGACCACGACGAGACGGCCACCTGGACCGGCTCCGTCGTCCGGGGCCCGGACGGCCGCTGGCGCATGTTCTACACCGGCGCCCGCTTCCCGGTGTCCGGTTCCGCGGCGAACATCGAGACCATCGGCGTGGCCGTCTCCGCCGACCTCCACACCTGGACCAAGGAGCCCGCGACGGTCGTCTCCGCCGACCCGCTCCACTACGAGACCTACGCGGACGGGACCTGGCGCGAGGAGACCTGGCGGGACCCGTGGGTCTTCCCCGACCCCTCCGGTGACGGCTGGCACATGCTGATCACCGCCCGCGCCGCGCACGGGGACCCGCTCGACCGGGGCGTCATCGGCCACGCCACCTCCCCGGACCTGGAGACCTGGTCCGTCCGGGAGCCGCTCAGCTCCCCCGGCGCGGGCTTCGCCCATCTGGAGGTCCCGCAGCTCGTCACCGTCGAGGGCCGGCACGCGGTGCTCTTCTCCTGCGACACCCCGCACGTCGTGGGCGAGCGCCGGGCCCGCGGGGAGCGCGGCGGCGTCTGGGCCGTCCCCGTCACCGACCCGACGGGCCCCGTGCCCGCCGGGGACGCGGCCCTCCTCACCGGCGAGGAGCTCTACAGCGGGCGCGCCGTCCGCACCCACGACGGGCGATGGGTGCTGCTCGCCTTCGAGAACACCGGCCCGGACACCGACTTCGCCGGCCGGATATCCGACCCCCTTCCGCTCGGCTGGTCGCCCGACGGGCACCTGTCCGTCGCACGCCTGCAGGAGACCCGATGA
- a CDS encoding ABC transporter substrate-binding protein — translation MADRDERRPRRRSRRRAPAAIAAAVTTGLVLAACAPGGNGGSPDTPDATDVSTELTKEKVKLTIADETGFPLTDKLTEEYTRQHPNITFDINRDTFQNLTANAPRLLASDNPPDLIRLPTMGETVKDGLLADLDPYHKAYGWDSWPEAQLEPLRMNEDGVRGSGPLYQLGLGYSVTGIYMNTKLAGELGIDGPPGTLAELEEDLATAKAEGVLPIVAGDKDGVVNFVVQAAMNQYADKDEFLSWMYNEPGARYDTPGNRKGAELVRKWADAGYFPKDINSLDYFAFVSRFSEGKGLFTFNGNWEAANYQKALGDDVTFFLVPPEKKGGKHVAMGAANSFSVAAKSPHKNEIVHFLNWVHSDEKARQIVLDVSGASAGGDPDLPQPKAEAGSLAEAALEMSAQLAEEGGQVDFMANTTAGIYSGSIIPESQLLVTSKLSGKEFVRRVQKFYEKEVGKR, via the coding sequence ATGGCAGACAGGGACGAACGGCGCCCACGCCGACGCAGCCGGCGGCGCGCCCCGGCCGCGATAGCGGCGGCCGTCACCACGGGACTGGTCCTCGCGGCCTGCGCGCCGGGCGGGAACGGCGGCTCGCCGGACACGCCCGACGCCACCGACGTCAGCACCGAGCTGACCAAGGAGAAGGTGAAGCTCACCATCGCCGACGAGACCGGGTTCCCGCTCACGGACAAGCTGACCGAGGAGTACACCCGGCAGCACCCGAACATCACCTTCGACATCAACCGGGACACGTTCCAGAACCTCACGGCCAACGCACCCCGGCTGCTGGCCAGCGACAACCCGCCGGACCTGATCCGGCTGCCCACCATGGGCGAGACGGTCAAGGACGGTCTGCTCGCCGATCTCGACCCGTACCACAAGGCGTACGGCTGGGACTCCTGGCCCGAGGCCCAGCTCGAACCGCTCCGGATGAACGAGGACGGGGTCCGCGGCTCCGGCCCGCTCTACCAGCTCGGCCTGGGCTACAGCGTCACCGGCATCTACATGAACACGAAGCTCGCCGGGGAACTCGGCATCGACGGCCCGCCCGGGACCCTCGCCGAACTGGAGGAGGACCTGGCGACCGCGAAGGCGGAGGGCGTGCTCCCCATCGTCGCCGGCGACAAGGACGGCGTGGTGAACTTCGTCGTCCAGGCGGCGATGAACCAGTACGCCGACAAGGACGAGTTCCTCTCCTGGATGTACAACGAGCCCGGCGCGCGCTACGACACCCCGGGCAACCGGAAGGGCGCCGAGCTGGTCCGGAAGTGGGCGGACGCCGGGTACTTCCCGAAGGACATCAACTCCCTCGACTACTTCGCCTTCGTCAGCCGCTTCTCCGAGGGCAAGGGCCTCTTCACCTTCAACGGCAACTGGGAGGCCGCCAACTACCAGAAGGCGCTCGGGGACGATGTGACCTTCTTCCTGGTGCCGCCGGAGAAGAAGGGCGGCAAGCACGTGGCCATGGGCGCCGCCAACTCCTTCTCCGTGGCCGCGAAGTCCCCGCACAAGAACGAGATCGTCCACTTCCTGAACTGGGTCCACAGCGACGAGAAGGCCCGCCAGATCGTCCTCGACGTCTCGGGCGCCTCGGCCGGCGGCGACCCGGACCTGCCCCAGCCGAAGGCGGAGGCCGGCTCGCTCGCCGAGGCGGCGCTGGAGATGTCCGCGCAGCTCGCCGAGGAGGGCGGACAGGTGGACTTCATGGCGAACACCACGGCCGGCATCTACTCCGGCTCGATCATCCCCGAGTCCCAGCTCCTGGTGACGAGCAAGCTCAGCGGCAAGGAGTTCGTCCGGCGCGTGCAGAAGTTCTACGAGAAGGAGGTCGGCAAGCGATGA
- a CDS encoding L-lactate MFS transporter: MAPLLVPGVLQRSRCVAPPGWSRWLVPPAALSVHLAIGQAYAWSVFKPPLEESLNLSGTASALPFQLAMVMLGLSAAFGGKLVERNGPRWAMAVSALCFSSGFLISALGAGTEQYWLVVVGYGFVGGIGLGIGYISPVSTLLKWFPDRPGMATGIAIMGFGGGALIASPWSAQMLSAFEPGSAGIARTFLVMGLVYAVFMTLGVLLVRVPADGWRPPGWAPSAAVAKPLVTTGHVSADNALRTPQFWLLWVVLCTNVTAGIGILEKAAPMITDFFSGTSAPVGVTAAAGFVGLLSLANMLGRFTWSSTSDLVGRKNIYRLYLGVGMLMYLAIALLGDSSKALFIVCTAVIVSFYGGGFATVPAYLKDLFGTFQVGAIHGRLLTAWSTAGILGPLIVNAVADAGESAGRTGPGLYTFSFSLMIGLLMVGFLANELVRPVHERHHEPDPSGPARSGPEARFPTARPEEAAQ; this comes from the coding sequence ATGGCCCCACTTCTCGTCCCTGGTGTGCTGCAACGCTCCCGCTGCGTCGCCCCGCCGGGCTGGAGCCGCTGGCTCGTGCCGCCCGCCGCGCTCTCCGTCCACCTCGCGATCGGGCAGGCCTACGCGTGGAGCGTCTTCAAGCCCCCGCTGGAGGAATCGCTCAACCTCTCCGGGACCGCCTCCGCACTCCCGTTCCAGCTCGCCATGGTGATGCTCGGGCTCTCCGCCGCGTTCGGCGGCAAGCTGGTCGAACGGAACGGGCCGCGCTGGGCCATGGCGGTCTCCGCCCTCTGCTTCTCCTCCGGGTTCCTGATCTCGGCGCTGGGTGCCGGGACCGAGCAGTACTGGCTGGTCGTCGTCGGCTACGGGTTCGTCGGTGGCATCGGACTCGGTATCGGCTACATCTCCCCGGTGTCGACGCTGCTGAAGTGGTTCCCCGACCGTCCGGGCATGGCGACCGGTATCGCCATCATGGGCTTCGGCGGCGGGGCGCTCATCGCCTCGCCCTGGTCGGCGCAGATGCTCTCCGCGTTCGAGCCCGGGTCCGCGGGGATCGCACGGACGTTCCTCGTCATGGGGCTGGTCTACGCGGTCTTCATGACGCTGGGCGTGCTGCTGGTCCGGGTGCCCGCCGACGGCTGGCGGCCGCCCGGGTGGGCGCCGTCCGCCGCCGTCGCCAAGCCCCTCGTCACCACCGGTCATGTCTCGGCCGACAACGCCCTGCGGACCCCGCAGTTCTGGCTGCTGTGGGTGGTCCTGTGCACGAACGTCACGGCGGGCATCGGGATCCTGGAGAAGGCGGCCCCGATGATCACGGACTTCTTCTCCGGCACCTCCGCCCCCGTCGGCGTGACGGCCGCAGCGGGCTTCGTCGGATTGCTGTCCCTGGCGAACATGCTGGGCCGCTTCACCTGGTCCTCCACCTCCGACCTGGTGGGGCGGAAGAACATCTACCGCCTCTATCTGGGCGTCGGGATGCTGATGTATCTGGCCATCGCCCTGCTCGGCGACTCCTCCAAGGCGCTGTTCATCGTCTGCACGGCGGTGATCGTGTCCTTCTACGGGGGCGGTTTCGCGACCGTGCCCGCGTATCTGAAGGATCTGTTCGGGACGTTCCAGGTGGGCGCCATCCACGGCCGGCTGCTCACCGCCTGGTCCACGGCCGGCATCCTCGGCCCGCTGATCGTCAACGCCGTCGCGGACGCCGGGGAGTCGGCCGGGCGCACCGGGCCCGGCCTCTACACCTTCTCCTTCTCTCTCATGATCGGCCTGCTGATGGTCGGCTTCCTCGCCAACGAGCTGGTCCGGCCGGTCCACGAACGCCACCACGAACCGGACCCGTCCGGACCGGCCCGCTCCGGTCCGGAGGCGCGGTTCCCGACCGCCCGGCCCGAGGAGGCGGCACAGTGA
- a CDS encoding type II toxin-antitoxin system VapC family toxin: protein MPGALLLDSEGLSKLYLKDRTVLAYVQAATEEGIRVATTAMAILEADYERIHPARIRWVLSRIDVHDVTRNVADEAAALLRGHRLRGHKYAIDAVLAAIARSVPGPATVLTSDPEDISLLCGRAVEVIKV, encoded by the coding sequence ATGCCCGGCGCGCTCCTCCTCGACAGCGAGGGCCTGTCCAAGCTCTACCTCAAGGACCGTACCGTCCTGGCCTACGTCCAGGCAGCCACAGAAGAAGGCATCAGGGTCGCCACGACCGCCATGGCCATCCTCGAAGCGGACTACGAGCGCATCCATCCCGCCCGCATCCGCTGGGTACTCTCCCGGATCGACGTGCATGACGTCACCAGGAACGTCGCAGACGAAGCCGCAGCGCTGTTGCGCGGCCACCGTCTCAGAGGCCACAAATACGCCATCGACGCCGTCCTCGCGGCCATCGCACGCTCCGTGCCGGGACCGGCCACCGTCCTCACCTCCGACCCGGAGGACATCAGCCTGCTCTGCGGACGGGCCGTAGAGGTCATCAAGGTCTGA
- a CDS encoding carbohydrate ABC transporter permease — protein sequence MTGAPAPLHRSGRAGSPKGPRRGAARGWLLLLPALGAYVGFVVWPLIVGVQYSFYDWNGVGTATWVGLGNYATVFTDPELLGAIGNAFVLLVFFTVIPVGAGLVLATLIRSLRSGGFARASQTILFLPQVIPLAAAGIAWSWMYAQTGAVNEILRAAGLGWLARPWLSDYGTALPAVGLIGSWVLTGLCTVLLLTGIGKIDRSLYEAARIDGAGWWREFFAITLPGLRQEIAVLVTLSMIAALSSFDIIYTSTQGGPGRSTLVPAISIYRIGFTQSDVGLASAFGIVLMILVVACVLPVQRLARAGDR from the coding sequence GTGACCGGCGCCCCGGCCCCCCTGCACCGCTCCGGCCGGGCAGGCTCGCCGAAGGGCCCCCGGCGCGGGGCGGCGCGCGGGTGGCTGCTGCTCCTCCCCGCCCTCGGGGCCTACGTCGGCTTCGTGGTCTGGCCCCTGATCGTGGGCGTGCAGTACTCGTTCTACGACTGGAACGGCGTCGGCACGGCGACCTGGGTCGGGCTCGGCAACTACGCCACCGTGTTCACGGACCCGGAACTGCTCGGCGCCATCGGCAACGCGTTCGTTCTGCTGGTCTTCTTCACGGTCATCCCCGTCGGCGCCGGGCTGGTGCTGGCGACGCTCATCCGCTCGCTGCGCTCCGGCGGCTTCGCGCGGGCGTCCCAGACGATCCTCTTCCTTCCGCAGGTCATCCCGCTGGCCGCGGCCGGTATCGCCTGGTCCTGGATGTACGCGCAGACCGGCGCCGTCAACGAGATCCTCCGGGCGGCCGGCCTGGGGTGGCTCGCCCGGCCCTGGCTGTCGGACTACGGCACCGCGCTGCCCGCGGTGGGGCTGATCGGCTCCTGGGTGCTGACCGGTCTGTGCACGGTGCTGCTGCTCACCGGGATCGGGAAGATCGACCGCTCGCTCTACGAGGCCGCCCGGATCGACGGTGCCGGCTGGTGGCGGGAGTTCTTCGCCATCACGCTGCCCGGGCTGCGCCAGGAGATCGCCGTCCTCGTCACGCTCAGCATGATCGCCGCGCTGAGCAGCTTCGACATCATCTACACCTCGACCCAGGGCGGCCCCGGACGCTCCACGCTCGTCCCGGCCATCTCGATCTACCGGATCGGGTTCACCCAGAGCGACGTGGGGCTCGCCTCGGCCTTCGGCATCGTGCTCATGATCCTCGTGGTGGCCTGTGTGCTGCCGGTCCAGCGACTCGCCCGGGCAGGTGACCGATGA
- a CDS encoding carbohydrate ABC transporter permease, whose amino-acid sequence MNTSRTETLTGRVLLVLALVLTLLPLLNMVSAALQPADVNPTGLAWPTDPQWGNFAAAFETGHVGKLMGSSLLIVAGVVPAALLAATLAGYALGSLRVRGGGAVLVFLVLGLAIPFESLIIPLYYQAQTLGTLNTRWAVILPLIGLFMPFGVFWMRAHFVNVPRELSEAARVDGAGLWQEFRRIQLPLALPAVSALAILYFLWTWNQFLLPVVLIDNPLDRTAAGALTFFQGQYSLSIPLLNAGALIVITPVIIVFLIFQRQFVKALLSGAVKS is encoded by the coding sequence ATGAACACCAGCCGCACCGAAACCCTCACCGGCCGCGTCCTCCTCGTCCTCGCCCTGGTGCTCACGCTGCTGCCGCTGCTCAACATGGTCTCGGCGGCGCTCCAGCCGGCGGACGTCAACCCGACCGGCCTCGCCTGGCCCACCGACCCGCAGTGGGGCAACTTCGCCGCCGCGTTCGAGACCGGGCACGTCGGCAAGCTCATGGGATCGAGCCTGCTGATCGTGGCCGGGGTCGTCCCCGCCGCCCTGCTGGCCGCCACGCTCGCCGGCTACGCCCTGGGCTCGCTGCGCGTCCGGGGCGGCGGCGCCGTACTGGTCTTCCTGGTGCTGGGGCTCGCCATCCCGTTCGAGTCCCTGATCATCCCGCTCTACTACCAGGCGCAGACGCTGGGGACGCTCAACACCCGGTGGGCGGTCATCCTGCCGCTGATCGGCCTGTTCATGCCGTTCGGCGTCTTCTGGATGCGCGCGCACTTCGTCAACGTGCCCCGGGAGCTGTCGGAGGCCGCCCGCGTCGACGGCGCCGGGCTGTGGCAGGAGTTCCGCCGGATCCAGCTGCCGCTGGCGCTGCCCGCGGTGTCCGCGCTGGCGATCCTCTACTTCCTGTGGACGTGGAACCAGTTCCTGCTGCCGGTGGTGCTGATCGACAACCCGCTCGACCGGACGGCGGCGGGAGCGCTGACCTTCTTCCAGGGCCAGTACTCGCTGAGCATCCCGCTGCTCAACGCGGGCGCGCTGATCGTCATCACACCGGTGATCATCGTGTTCCTGATCTTCCAGCGCCAGTTCGTCAAGGCGCTGCTCTCCGGCGCCGTCAAGAGCTGA
- a CDS encoding helix-turn-helix domain-containing protein has protein sequence MGNAYGDWLRAQREAAGMTQQELADAAIMTRSHISHIEAGRRIPSKDDARRLDKALNTGNVLSNFLPQTEMAVADYFEPARLLEQQATVIREFALSFIPGILQTEAYARAVLSTSFPPRSDEERDGLVVTRLDRAKVLNDPVTPVVWALLDESVLRRPVGGPAVMAEQITHMVRLAECERVRVHVLPLGLGSHPLLMGMVTLMWFEDQPPVAYSEGTFMGKLHESPALVERIHGAYALAMGEALPQRESLALMRATAKEFGHHD, from the coding sequence ATGGGCAACGCGTACGGGGACTGGCTCCGGGCACAGCGCGAGGCGGCGGGCATGACGCAGCAGGAGCTGGCGGACGCGGCGATCATGACGCGCTCGCACATCTCCCACATCGAGGCGGGCCGCCGCATCCCGTCCAAGGACGACGCCCGCCGCCTGGACAAGGCGCTGAACACGGGGAATGTGCTGAGCAACTTCCTTCCGCAGACGGAGATGGCGGTAGCGGACTACTTCGAACCCGCCCGCCTCCTCGAACAACAGGCCACGGTGATCCGCGAGTTCGCCCTGTCCTTCATCCCCGGCATCCTCCAGACGGAGGCGTACGCGCGTGCCGTCCTCTCAACGAGCTTCCCTCCCCGGAGCGATGAAGAACGTGACGGCCTCGTCGTCACACGCCTGGACCGGGCGAAGGTCCTCAACGACCCGGTGACGCCCGTAGTGTGGGCCCTGCTGGACGAGTCGGTACTGCGCCGTCCAGTCGGCGGGCCCGCGGTCATGGCCGAACAGATCACGCACATGGTCCGGCTCGCGGAATGCGAACGCGTACGGGTTCACGTTCTGCCGCTCGGCCTGGGCAGCCACCCCTTGCTGATGGGCATGGTGACGCTGATGTGGTTCGAGGACCAACCACCGGTCGCCTACAGCGAAGGCACGTTCATGGGCAAGCTCCACGAGTCCCCGGCACTGGTCGAGCGCATCCACGGCGCCTACGCTCTCGCCATGGGTGAAGCGCTCCCGCAGAGGGAATCCCTGGCCCTGATGAGGGCCACCGCGAAGGAGTTCGGGCACCATGACTGA